The Papilio machaon chromosome 25, ilPapMach1.1, whole genome shotgun sequence genome contains a region encoding:
- the LOC106716818 gene encoding uncharacterized protein LOC106716818, with protein MQVRRTPAALHVLAVLACALLCRGKILRNNALMNKMMSQFQRDNSNNLSLEPAVVHANQAGQATPADGARLLAIMQSVLCRNFPSIPCRLIMQDRTLSHLIEKSIQQINYKKLSLERTTQPVNRRTEYPLINSEDLSNFLQVQNTGYFDNGVTKRKKQKLKTERVNWSKEKRKKSSKQNKRTSMFGRKKLRKFYPHKVKYKDKTYSAQPEFRGEYSGERGERGERGERGARGERGSLSVELPVGALAPVQQHYAYKREPAAPAVWRIDYAKHGGPSLNLLGSLTKSQGGGEEQGRKDVLHPDVYIKKNFIRKNSELVD; from the coding sequence ATGCAAGTGCGGAGGACTCCGGCGGCGCTGCACGTGTTGGCGGTACTGGCGTGTGCGCTGCTCTGCCGCGGCAAGATACTGCGCAACAACGCGCTCATGAACAAGATGATGTCTCAGTTCCAGCGTGACAATAGCAACAACCTGTCACTGGAGCCGGCGGTGGTGCACGCGAACCAGGCGGGACAGGCCACGCCGGCTGATGGCGCGCGTCTGCTGGCGATCATGCAGTCCGTGCTCTGCAGGAACTTCCCCAGCATCCCCTGCCGGCTTATCATGCAGGACCGCACGCTCAGTCACCTCATAGAGAAGTCCATTCAACAGATCAACTACAAGAAGCTGTCGCTCGAGAGGACGACGCAGCCCGTCAACCGCAGGACCGAGTACCCGCTCATCAACAGCGAGGATCTGTCGAATTTTCTCCAGGTCCAGAACACTGGCTACTTCGATAACGGCGTGACGAAACGCAAAAAACAGAAGCTCAAGACGGAGCGTGTAAACTGGTCGAAGGAGAAGAGAAAGAAATCGAGCAAACAGAACAAGCGCACCTCGATGTTCGGGCGCAAGAAACTGCGCAAGTTCTACCCGCACAAGGTGAAGTACAAGGACAAGACGTACAGCGCTCAGCCCGAATTCCGCGGAGAGTACTCGGGCGAGCGCGGGGAGCGCGGGGAGCGGGGGGAGCGGGGAGCGCGCGGGGAGAGAGGCTCGCTGTCGGTGGAGCTGCCAGTGGGCGCGCTGGCGCCAGTGCAGCAGCACTACGCGTACAAGCGCGAGCCCGCAGCGCCGGCCGTCTGGCGCATCGACTACGCCAAGCACGGCGGCCCCAGCCTCAACCTGCTCGGCTCGCTCACAAAGTCGCAGGGCGGCGGAGAGGAGCAGGGGCGTAAGGACGTGCTGCACCCCGACGTCTACATCAAGAAGAACTTCATCAGAAAGAACTCCGAGCTGGTGGACTGA
- the LOC106716113 gene encoding esterase E4, whose protein sequence is MTTRAMFRRALLVMCALGTCVSAGAGHGHHHGHAHTHSSHTGGPSLGSSENPIAMTPSGPIRGSMMQTRRGRAFEAYRGIRYAEPPVGELRFQPPKMIEKYEGVVDATQEGPACPLPAPPGYYLDEDCLRINVYTPSHKSKEPLPVVFYIHAGGFYAFSGRGDVAGPHYLLDRDIVLVTINYRLGTLGFLSTGDALAPGNNGFKDQVAALRWVRRNIAAFGGDPDLVTITGCSAGSISVMLHMISPMSKGLFHRGISMSGSPTIPGPTPTDLLPQARRQAELVGCPTSPNREMVDCLKTKPWKELGDSLNGFYEFGFDPVAIWWPVIEPDVGQERFLAIEPSVAIREGRMHAVPHIISQTTDEFFWKAFTILNNQTLLDGMNKEWEQIAPISLQVPREGAASKVNRLRQEYFGNRTLINDTATAKALGYLYGDAIISFPVHRMANLMCRHSPYPVYYYEFAYVGNHSHYEDPVTNKPTGAAHHDDLIYLFSLRYRYPDVSAAGPDADVVDKMTAIWYTFAKTGDPNAYVGLDLPELSGLHWPAMTPDKRNYLRIDRTLSIRSNLKEDRLNVWEELYPITY, encoded by the exons ATGACGACGCGCGCCATGTTCCGACGTGCGCTGCTAGTGATGTGCGCGCTGGGGACATGCGTGAGCGCAGGGGCGGGCCATGGGCACCATCATGGACATGCCCATACGCACAGCTCACACACAG GTGGGCCGTCGTTAGGGTCCAGTGAAAATCCCATAGCGATGACCCCGTCGGGACCCATCCGGGGGTCCATGATGCAGACACGACGCGGGCGGGCCTTCGAGGCCTACCGTGGCATCCGGTACGCAGAGCCCCCTGTCGGTGAACTGCGATTTCAG CCACCGAAAATGATTGAGAAATACGAGGGAGTAGTAGACGCTACGCAGGAGGGCCCTGCGTGTCCGCTGCCTGCGCCGCCCGGGTACTACCTGGACGAGGATTGCCTGCGCATCAATGTCTACACGCCTAGCCATAAGAG CAAGGAGCCACTGCCAGTGGTGTTTTACATTCATGCGGGCGGTTTCTACGCGTTCTCTGGTCGCGGAGACGTGGCGGGCCCACACTACCTGCTCGACCGCGATATCGTCCTCGTCACCATCAACTACCGCCTCGGCACACTAG GTTTTCTGAGTACGGGCGATGCGCTGGCGCCAGGCAACAACGGGTTCAAGGACCAGGTGGCGGCGCTGCGCTGGGTGCGGCGCAACATCGCCGCGTTCGGCGGAGACCCCGACCTCGTCACCATCACCGGCTGCAGCGCGGGCTCCATCAGCGTCATGCTGCATATGATCTCGCCCATGTCTAAGG GTCTTTTCCACCGCGGAATATCAATGAGCGGGTCGCCCACAATCCCCGGGCCAACACCCACCGACCTTCTACCACAAGCCCGGCGGCAGGCCGAGCTAGTCGGCTGCCCCACGTCCCCAAACAGAGAAATGGTTGACTGCCTCAAGACCAAGCCGTGGAAGGAGCTCGGAGACTCTTTGAATGGATTCTAT GAGTTCGGTTTCGACCCGGTGGCTATCTGGTGGCCCGTGATCGAACCGGATGTGGGCCAGGAGCGATTCCTGGCTATCGAGCCTTCCGTTGCTATCCGCGAGGGCAGGATGCACGCAGTACCGCACATCATCAGCCAGACCACAGACGAGTTCTTCTGGAAGGCCTTCA CTATATTAAACAATCAGACCCTGTTGGACGGAATGAACAAAGAATGGGAGCAGATAGCACCCATCTCGCTGCAGGTCCCACGGGAGGGCGCAGCGTCTAAGGTCAACCGGCTGCGTCAGGAGTATTTCGGAAATAGAACGCTGATCAACGACACCGCCACCGCCAAAGCGCTCGGCTACCTGTACGGTGACGCTATCATAAGCTTCCCTGTGCACAG gATGGCCAACCTGATGTGCCGACACTCGCCCTATCCGGTGTACTACTACGAGTTCGCGTACGTCGGCAACCACAGCCACTACGAGGACCCCGTCACCAACAAGCCCACAG GCGCGGCGCACCACGACGACCTGATCTACCTGTTCTCGCTACGGTACCGGTACCCGGACGTGTCCGCCGCCGGCCCGGACGCTGACGTCGTCGACAAGATGACCGCCATCTGGTACACGTTCGCAAAAACGGG TGACCCGAACGCGTACGTCGGACTGGACCTGCCCGAGCTGAGCGGGCTGCACTGGCCCGCCATGACGCCCGACAAGCGCAACTACCTCAGGATCGACAGGACGCTCTCCATCCGCTCCAACCTCAAGGAAGACCGGCTCAATGTCTGGGAGGAGCTTTACCctattacatattaa